In Microvenator marinus, one genomic interval encodes:
- a CDS encoding serine/threonine-protein kinase — MKIGAFQVGSPVGEGAMGQVFAGVHEATQTPVVLKFLNAEIEAQVPWANLDREIRAQAGLDHPNIVVIVDFGRVNDIEAAASNGKFSLGQAYIVMEKGELGSLERRLAKPVSWLFVKRVLLAVLDGLAHAHARGVIHRDIKPANVIGFENPMRWKLTDFGIAHHAQDGTENQATVVGTPQYMAPEQFMGAAHDFGPPTDLYALGCVAWQMVTGVTPFLEEGLMALANAHSMKELPPLEAKIHIPDGFEAWVKKLLAKSPWERFQFAADAAWELSKLSDLEANTSSSLSLPAPSLHTLGWDEETTTLVSEPPEMLVGVADPTKGPPPPCPFPGDWRRFVMASVNPLFGLSSALFNVRPAELVAREQERDRLWNMIARTSRSKRAHICVLKAPIGRGKTVLAQWFAERLLESGAANVVRVKQSQSPYAAVMEHMSLPGGEQASKVRTLAQRLGIGPEDIRLKWWLEMLDDARVPEAAASYIQAQAKFRPLLFWVDDIEENEEALGVIDKILESQDSTSRPVFILACVDTDGLVARASIESWLRSVEAHPLASVIELAPLTALEVTQVVESLLILDESAKMSLLLRAGTDPTLVTHLVQDWIRNGWLELQKNRVFSLNVDVSTASTSDSSWEERTRSALQALNSTERSCILAAAVLGLNVSKDEWATLLSRLSLTAHGVLVPSLVDAGLAVWSEKGWSFTHPYVREAVFKLSPPPAVRQWHIEAAKMLRDRTDLDALSRLAHHLFEAQEFSAAVRAHDKAAKLSSKRGNLLLACQHTQAYLQILSAFPDREDEALLAKLRFSELTRRRLGYYLAEEEENLQQIIARASEAKWPEVEFHALQTYGDFLTNQRRWDESKAVLNASIRLGEKNGWNLWKSVARLADCHFYAGELQESYDTYVKALDYVETEDNLAWCHFGVGYVLLLQGHHSKAREHLTEAKALYDSQGDPLSAAAVKSSIADLDRYEKRYDVALTKYHECLDVQNQSGRVAPTLHVNIAQTAFAKGDVELGILHANKVLRVLGLEKVDRLYPQIPLLVAAAEGDWKSYERLVKILNEKSKGSVNEFDFADAAEVLARLLEARGDAMRAYEAYQLAGALWKAHGDHGRGVLCELEAERLVMMDPS, encoded by the coding sequence TTGAAAATTGGCGCCTTCCAAGTCGGTAGTCCTGTTGGGGAGGGGGCCATGGGTCAAGTGTTTGCTGGCGTGCACGAGGCCACGCAAACACCGGTCGTGTTGAAATTTCTTAATGCAGAGATCGAGGCGCAGGTCCCGTGGGCCAACCTCGACCGAGAGATTCGTGCGCAAGCTGGCCTCGACCACCCGAATATTGTCGTGATCGTGGATTTCGGTCGGGTCAATGATATCGAAGCTGCGGCATCCAACGGGAAGTTTTCACTCGGACAAGCCTATATCGTCATGGAAAAGGGCGAGCTCGGCTCGCTTGAGCGCCGGCTCGCCAAACCCGTCTCATGGCTCTTTGTAAAACGCGTCTTGCTAGCCGTGCTCGACGGCCTGGCCCACGCCCACGCGCGGGGTGTCATTCACCGAGATATCAAGCCTGCAAACGTGATCGGCTTCGAGAACCCGATGCGGTGGAAGCTCACCGACTTCGGCATTGCACACCACGCCCAAGACGGCACCGAGAATCAGGCCACAGTCGTCGGGACCCCGCAGTACATGGCGCCCGAGCAGTTCATGGGAGCAGCCCATGATTTTGGGCCGCCAACCGACCTCTACGCCCTCGGGTGTGTGGCATGGCAAATGGTGACGGGTGTCACGCCATTTCTCGAAGAGGGCTTGATGGCGCTCGCGAACGCCCACTCGATGAAGGAGCTACCTCCGCTTGAGGCTAAAATCCACATTCCGGATGGTTTTGAAGCATGGGTGAAGAAACTTCTGGCGAAATCACCCTGGGAGCGATTCCAATTCGCTGCGGACGCGGCGTGGGAGCTCTCAAAGCTATCGGATCTCGAGGCCAATACGTCGAGCTCACTCTCGCTTCCGGCGCCCTCGCTCCACACCCTTGGCTGGGATGAAGAGACCACCACATTGGTCTCCGAGCCGCCTGAAATGCTAGTCGGCGTGGCGGACCCAACCAAAGGACCTCCGCCACCGTGCCCATTCCCGGGCGATTGGCGCCGTTTCGTCATGGCCTCGGTCAATCCGCTCTTCGGCCTGAGCTCAGCGCTCTTCAACGTGCGCCCGGCCGAGCTCGTCGCAAGAGAGCAGGAGCGCGACCGCCTCTGGAATATGATCGCGCGCACCTCGCGCTCTAAACGCGCCCATATCTGCGTCCTCAAAGCCCCGATTGGCCGCGGTAAAACCGTGCTCGCCCAGTGGTTTGCCGAACGCCTCTTGGAGTCCGGTGCCGCCAATGTCGTGCGGGTCAAACAGAGTCAGTCACCCTACGCAGCCGTCATGGAACATATGTCCTTGCCCGGCGGCGAGCAGGCTTCAAAGGTGCGCACACTGGCGCAACGCCTGGGCATTGGGCCAGAAGATATTCGCCTGAAATGGTGGCTTGAGATGCTCGATGACGCGCGCGTTCCAGAAGCTGCAGCATCGTACATCCAGGCGCAAGCCAAATTCCGGCCGCTCCTCTTCTGGGTCGATGATATCGAAGAGAACGAAGAAGCACTCGGCGTTATCGACAAGATCTTGGAATCTCAGGATTCGACGTCTCGCCCGGTCTTCATCCTCGCCTGCGTGGACACCGACGGGCTTGTCGCACGCGCATCCATCGAGTCGTGGCTTCGGTCTGTGGAGGCCCATCCACTGGCAAGCGTGATTGAACTCGCGCCGCTCACGGCGCTCGAGGTCACCCAAGTGGTCGAAAGCCTCCTGATTCTAGATGAGTCCGCCAAGATGAGTCTGCTCCTGCGCGCCGGTACAGACCCAACTCTGGTCACACATCTCGTCCAAGACTGGATTCGCAACGGCTGGCTCGAGCTCCAAAAGAACCGTGTATTCAGCCTCAATGTCGACGTCTCCACCGCCTCTACGAGCGATAGCAGCTGGGAAGAGCGCACTAGAAGCGCCCTTCAGGCCCTGAACTCTACTGAGCGCTCTTGCATTTTGGCCGCGGCGGTATTGGGGCTCAACGTCTCAAAAGACGAGTGGGCAACGCTACTCTCGCGCCTCTCCCTCACTGCGCATGGGGTTTTGGTTCCGAGCCTCGTGGATGCCGGCCTTGCCGTGTGGTCCGAAAAAGGTTGGTCTTTTACGCATCCGTACGTGCGTGAAGCTGTATTCAAGCTTTCGCCTCCGCCCGCCGTAAGGCAATGGCATATCGAGGCCGCCAAAATGCTCAGAGATCGCACCGACCTCGATGCGCTCTCGCGACTCGCCCACCACCTCTTTGAGGCCCAGGAGTTCAGCGCCGCCGTTCGGGCGCACGATAAAGCGGCCAAGCTCTCTTCAAAACGGGGAAATCTGCTCCTCGCGTGCCAACACACTCAGGCTTACCTTCAGATACTATCGGCCTTTCCCGACCGCGAAGACGAGGCGCTGCTCGCAAAACTGCGTTTTAGCGAACTTACACGCCGCCGTCTCGGGTACTACCTTGCGGAGGAAGAGGAGAATCTCCAGCAGATTATCGCTCGCGCCAGTGAGGCTAAATGGCCCGAAGTCGAGTTCCACGCGCTTCAAACCTACGGAGACTTCCTCACGAATCAGCGACGATGGGATGAGTCTAAGGCCGTTCTGAACGCTTCGATTCGGCTCGGCGAGAAAAACGGTTGGAATCTTTGGAAGAGTGTGGCGCGCTTGGCGGATTGCCACTTCTATGCGGGTGAGCTCCAGGAGTCTTACGACACCTACGTTAAGGCCCTCGATTACGTGGAGACCGAGGATAACCTCGCGTGGTGTCATTTTGGAGTAGGGTACGTGCTCTTGCTCCAAGGGCATCACAGTAAAGCGCGTGAACATCTCACCGAGGCTAAAGCTCTCTACGACTCGCAAGGAGACCCGCTCAGCGCCGCAGCGGTCAAGAGTTCAATCGCCGACCTCGACCGTTATGAGAAGCGCTATGACGTCGCGTTGACGAAGTATCATGAATGTCTTGACGTTCAGAATCAGTCAGGGCGAGTCGCGCCCACGCTGCACGTCAACATCGCCCAGACTGCCTTCGCTAAGGGCGATGTTGAGCTCGGGATTCTACACGCCAACAAGGTCCTTCGCGTGCTCGGGCTCGAAAAGGTTGACAGACTCTACCCTCAGATTCCGCTCCTCGTTGCGGCCGCCGAAGGCGATTGGAAAAGCTACGAACGCCTGGTGAAGATCCTGAACGAGAAGAGCAAAGGCAGTGTTAACGAATTCGATTTCGCGGACGCCGCTGAGGTTCTTGCACGCTTGCTTGAGGCCCGCGGCGACGCCATGCGCGCCTACGAAGCCTACCAACTCGCCGGTGCACTATGGAAAGCACATGGCGATCACGGTAGGGGCGTGCTTTGCGAGCTTGAGGCCGAGCGCCTCGTCATGATGGACCCTTCTTAA
- a CDS encoding GNAT family N-acetyltransferase — MIETHKRIEGIEKAAWNALVGEGSPFMEWGFLVALERSGCLDQESGWYPLILTLKNASGGLVGAAPLFLKTHSQGEFVFDWSWADAAHRAGIPYYPKGVVASPFSPVTGVRLLVAPHLSAQERLKTRETLVNAAIELAKEIGLSSLHFNFVLEDEWEAMGEMGLLQRQGIQYHWKNHGYETFDDFLGELKSKRRANIRRERRILGENGVATRILGGDELTPELMDRMYKYYRNTVHKFYWGSQYLTRAFFKEILKQMPEHLHIVFAEQNGEIFGGAFNIRKGDRLYGRYWGAERDVEFAHFEVCMYTSIEWCIQNGVQVFEPGAGGEHKHDRGFEATATHSAHWIADPRLSDAIGRFLEHERQGVERNIELLDAQGAFKKGPS, encoded by the coding sequence ATGATTGAGACTCACAAACGAATTGAAGGCATTGAGAAGGCAGCGTGGAATGCGCTGGTGGGAGAAGGCTCGCCCTTCATGGAATGGGGCTTCCTAGTCGCCCTAGAACGCTCCGGATGCCTCGACCAAGAGTCAGGCTGGTATCCACTCATCCTCACGCTCAAAAACGCCTCTGGCGGGCTCGTGGGCGCTGCTCCACTCTTCCTCAAGACGCATTCCCAGGGCGAGTTCGTTTTTGATTGGAGTTGGGCAGATGCGGCGCATCGTGCTGGCATCCCCTACTACCCGAAAGGCGTCGTCGCCTCTCCGTTTTCACCGGTGACCGGGGTGCGGCTTTTGGTGGCGCCTCATCTCAGTGCTCAAGAGCGGCTGAAGACGCGCGAGACCCTGGTCAATGCCGCCATTGAGTTGGCCAAGGAGATTGGGCTTTCGTCTCTGCACTTCAACTTTGTCCTAGAGGACGAGTGGGAGGCGATGGGCGAGATGGGGCTCTTGCAGCGGCAGGGAATTCAGTACCACTGGAAGAATCACGGCTACGAGACCTTTGATGATTTCTTGGGTGAATTGAAGTCCAAGCGGCGAGCGAATATCAGGCGGGAGCGCAGAATACTTGGAGAAAACGGGGTTGCGACGCGAATTCTAGGCGGAGACGAGCTGACGCCGGAATTGATGGACCGTATGTACAAATACTATCGGAACACGGTTCATAAATTCTACTGGGGCTCGCAGTACCTGACCCGGGCGTTCTTCAAAGAGATCTTGAAGCAGATGCCTGAACACCTGCACATTGTCTTTGCCGAACAAAACGGCGAGATTTTTGGCGGGGCGTTCAATATCCGCAAGGGTGATCGGCTCTACGGCCGCTACTGGGGAGCCGAGCGCGACGTGGAGTTCGCGCATTTTGAGGTCTGCATGTACACGAGCATCGAGTGGTGCATCCAAAACGGCGTGCAGGTCTTTGAGCCAGGCGCAGGTGGAGAGCACAAACACGACCGAGGATTTGAGGCGACGGCTACCCATTCCGCACATTGGATCGCCGACCCACGGCTAAGCGACGCCATTGGTCGATTCCTCGAGCACGAGCGCCAAGGCGTTGAGCGAAATATCGAGCTTTTGGACGCGCAGGGCGCGTTTAAGAAGGGTCCATCATGA
- the sugE gene encoding quaternary ammonium compound efflux SMR transporter SugE: MAWFVLVVAGLLEVVWTLGLKYTEGFTRVGPSILTATAIVASMWMLAQAAKTLPIGTAYGVWVGIGVVGATIGGVVLFDEPLNPSRVFFLILLVVSIVGLKVSA; the protein is encoded by the coding sequence ATGGCTTGGTTCGTATTGGTCGTTGCGGGATTGCTCGAAGTCGTCTGGACGCTCGGACTCAAATACACAGAAGGTTTTACTCGGGTGGGGCCAAGCATTCTGACCGCCACGGCGATCGTTGCGAGCATGTGGATGTTGGCTCAGGCAGCCAAAACCTTGCCGATTGGAACGGCCTACGGGGTCTGGGTCGGAATTGGCGTGGTTGGCGCGACCATTGGTGGAGTTGTTCTCTTTGACGAGCCTTTAAATCCATCGCGGGTCTTCTTTTTGATCCTGCTTGTGGTTTCGATCGTTGGTCTCAAGGTGAGTGCGTGA
- a CDS encoding dihydrolipoamide acetyltransferase family protein, with the protein MRTEVVMPQMGESVAEGTLTQWLKQIGERVERDEPLFEITTDKVDAEIPSPTDGILVEIRVQPGQTVEINHVVAILDTDGKITAAPEAEEKPAPNGANGASAPQVAAPVSAPKVETSGNESIEELRRTKSTPLVRKIAAEHGIQDISSIAGSGLSGRVTKQDIMEYIEAGKHVGGTTAARPAGKPIQPHHTPVDIGGRDRIEPLSPQRLAIARHMIASRQTSAHAQTVHEVDFTNVWAAKKAMSAEFADRGVRLTFTAFLIKAAAEALAAFPMVNSSLDGDHVIYRGDINIGMAVDQGESLIVPVIRNVDEMSLLGVARAVTDLAERARTKRLKPDEVKGGTFTLTNPGIFGSEFGVPIINQPQTAIMATGAIKKRVVVDQKTDAIMVRPTSIWCMSFDHRVVDGATADRFMLRMREVIENWQV; encoded by the coding sequence ATGCGCACAGAAGTAGTCATGCCCCAGATGGGCGAATCGGTAGCCGAAGGGACGTTGACGCAATGGCTTAAGCAGATTGGGGAGCGTGTGGAGCGCGATGAACCTCTTTTTGAGATCACCACAGATAAGGTGGATGCTGAGATTCCAAGCCCTACGGATGGTATTTTGGTGGAGATCCGGGTTCAGCCCGGTCAGACCGTTGAGATCAACCACGTAGTGGCTATCTTGGACACCGATGGAAAGATCACGGCCGCACCAGAGGCTGAGGAGAAGCCAGCCCCAAATGGCGCGAATGGCGCGAGTGCCCCGCAGGTCGCCGCTCCCGTGAGCGCGCCTAAGGTTGAAACGAGCGGCAACGAGAGTATCGAAGAGCTGCGCCGCACGAAGTCCACGCCGCTGGTACGAAAGATCGCTGCTGAGCATGGCATTCAGGACATCTCTTCCATCGCGGGATCTGGGCTCTCAGGCCGCGTGACCAAGCAAGACATTATGGAATACATCGAGGCAGGAAAACACGTGGGTGGTACGACCGCCGCGCGCCCTGCTGGCAAGCCTATCCAGCCGCATCACACGCCTGTAGATATCGGCGGACGCGACCGTATCGAGCCGCTCTCACCGCAGCGCCTCGCGATTGCGCGGCATATGATCGCGAGCCGTCAGACCTCCGCCCACGCTCAGACGGTCCACGAGGTGGACTTCACGAACGTTTGGGCGGCAAAGAAGGCCATGAGCGCTGAATTCGCAGATCGTGGTGTGCGCCTGACGTTCACGGCATTCTTGATTAAGGCCGCCGCCGAAGCGCTGGCTGCCTTCCCGATGGTGAATTCGTCACTCGACGGAGATCACGTGATCTACCGAGGCGATATCAATATCGGCATGGCTGTGGATCAGGGCGAGAGCCTGATCGTACCAGTGATTCGCAATGTGGATGAGATGAGTTTGCTTGGCGTTGCCCGAGCAGTCACAGACCTTGCGGAGCGTGCGCGGACCAAGCGCCTTAAGCCGGACGAGGTCAAAGGTGGTACGTTCACCCTGACGAACCCTGGAATCTTCGGCTCTGAGTTTGGCGTGCCGATTATCAATCAGCCTCAAACCGCGATCATGGCGACGGGTGCGATTAAGAAGCGGGTTGTGGTGGATCAGAAGACGGACGCGATCATGGTTCGGCCGACTTCGATCTGGTGCATGAGCTTCGATCATCGCGTTGTGGATGGCGCGACGGCCGATAGATTCATGCTTCGGATGCGCGAAGTGATTGAAAACTGGCAAGTTTGA
- a CDS encoding SixA phosphatase family protein, with product MKEFELFLMRHGVAEEWSPEGDRERSLSEEGKARIIQAARGISTLGFKPDEVLVSPYLRARQTCKLVLDGVGLELEPELCSDLIPAASPAETVQRLLSSTAGQVAVFGHNPNITAVVSKLVAGHDVSFFNIRPGTLIHLQIMEPFPFARGPQTPHAVVLGVYPSEVLETIGRGMAQ from the coding sequence ATGAAGGAGTTCGAACTCTTCCTGATGAGACACGGTGTTGCCGAGGAATGGTCGCCTGAAGGCGATAGGGAGCGGTCGCTGAGCGAAGAGGGTAAGGCGCGGATCATTCAAGCGGCACGGGGGATTTCGACGCTTGGTTTTAAGCCCGACGAAGTCCTTGTGAGCCCGTATCTAAGGGCTCGGCAGACGTGTAAATTGGTTTTAGATGGTGTGGGGCTTGAGCTCGAGCCTGAGCTTTGTTCGGACTTAATTCCCGCGGCAAGTCCAGCCGAGACCGTTCAGCGACTGCTTTCGAGCACCGCCGGCCAAGTGGCTGTTTTTGGGCATAATCCGAATATCACGGCGGTTGTATCGAAGTTAGTGGCGGGACACGACGTCTCGTTTTTTAATATTCGCCCTGGAACACTGATTCATTTGCAGATCATGGAGCCATTCCCTTTTGCGCGTGGGCCACAGACGCCTCACGCGGTGGTGCTTGGCGTCTATCCATCTGAAGTCCTTGAGACAATCGGCCGGGGCATGGCGCAATGA
- a CDS encoding thrombospondin type 3 repeat-containing protein — translation MNKTRFLISLVLVLLTLSACKPEFTDDQCRTTSECFEGDVCLLGICQKPFPIVDMDEPDESDMDVPDEEPDAPVDTDDDGVPDADDNCLDIANPDQNDSDDDGQGDACDDDLDGDGIANDEDNCPSIENPEQEDLDEDGEGDACDPDLDGDSVENDVDNCPEVSNNAQEDTDEDGVGDACDPDIDSDEVVNDDDNCPFVPNPAQEDLDEDGEGDACDDDRDGDGVLNGEDNCPDLANPDQSDSDGNGVGDLCDVDSDGDGIPDPIDNCPEISNNDQADADGDGVGDACDNCVDNANPNQMNSDGDSLGDACDNCPDIDNEVQLNSDTDSLGDACDNCPNASNQNQSDIDGDMVGDVCDADRDGDGVADAQDNCVSIPNPTQADADGDGVGNACDNCFGIQNPLQSDIDQDGVGDSCDVCPSLANPQQFDTDLDGVGDACDVCPSVFDPEQEDLDDDGLGDACDPDRDGDGVPNNQDNCPDLANGSQSDTDGDSIGNACDNCPFDFNPNQTDTDGDGIGDACE, via the coding sequence GTGAACAAAACTAGATTCCTAATTTCGCTCGTTCTTGTGTTGTTGACTCTGAGCGCATGTAAACCTGAGTTCACAGACGATCAGTGCCGGACGACTTCGGAGTGTTTTGAGGGTGATGTCTGCTTGCTTGGGATCTGCCAGAAGCCGTTTCCAATCGTGGACATGGATGAGCCGGACGAGTCGGATATGGACGTGCCGGACGAAGAGCCGGACGCCCCCGTCGACACTGATGACGATGGCGTGCCTGACGCGGACGACAACTGCCTGGATATCGCAAACCCAGACCAGAACGATTCGGACGACGACGGCCAAGGGGATGCGTGCGATGACGATCTCGATGGCGATGGCATCGCCAACGACGAGGACAACTGCCCGTCGATAGAAAATCCGGAACAAGAGGACCTCGACGAAGATGGCGAGGGTGACGCATGCGACCCGGACTTGGACGGGGATAGTGTTGAGAATGACGTCGATAACTGCCCGGAAGTCTCCAATAATGCTCAGGAGGATACAGACGAGGACGGCGTCGGAGACGCATGTGACCCCGATATCGACTCGGACGAAGTCGTCAATGACGACGACAACTGCCCGTTTGTTCCGAATCCAGCTCAGGAAGACCTCGATGAGGACGGTGAGGGCGACGCATGTGACGACGACCGCGATGGCGATGGCGTCTTAAATGGCGAAGACAATTGTCCCGATTTAGCGAACCCGGACCAATCAGACAGCGATGGGAACGGCGTTGGAGACCTGTGTGATGTGGATTCAGACGGGGATGGCATTCCTGATCCGATTGATAATTGCCCCGAGATCTCCAACAACGATCAGGCAGACGCAGACGGCGACGGCGTTGGGGATGCGTGTGATAATTGCGTCGATAACGCGAATCCGAATCAGATGAATTCCGACGGGGACTCGCTCGGAGACGCCTGTGATAACTGCCCCGACATCGACAATGAAGTCCAGTTAAACTCGGACACGGATTCGCTCGGAGACGCGTGCGATAATTGTCCAAACGCCTCCAATCAGAACCAATCGGATATTGATGGGGATATGGTAGGGGATGTGTGCGATGCTGACCGAGATGGAGACGGCGTTGCGGACGCTCAAGACAATTGTGTATCCATCCCGAACCCGACTCAGGCAGACGCCGATGGTGATGGCGTTGGAAATGCCTGCGATAACTGTTTCGGCATTCAGAACCCTCTGCAGTCAGATATTGACCAAGACGGGGTTGGAGATTCCTGCGACGTATGCCCTTCCCTTGCAAACCCTCAACAATTTGATACCGACTTGGACGGCGTGGGCGATGCGTGTGACGTGTGCCCGAGCGTCTTCGACCCGGAGCAGGAGGACCTAGATGACGACGGTCTGGGGGATGCCTGCGATCCTGACCGAGATGGAGACGGGGTTCCAAACAACCAGGACAACTGCCCTGATTTGGCCAACGGTTCTCAATCGGACACGGACGGGGACAGCATCGGGAACGCTTGCGATAACTGCCCGTTCGACTTCAATCCGAACCAAACTGATACCGACGGAGACGGCATCGGGGACGCCTGCGAATGA
- the uvrB gene encoding excinuclease ABC subunit UvrB — protein MKTPFRIEAPFSPAGDQPLAIEQLVEGLKGEEKHQTLLGATGTGKTYTIANLIQQYARPTLIMAPNKTLAAQLFNEFSEFFPHNAVEYFVSYYDYYQPEAYIPSSDTYIEKDSSINERIDWLRHRATSSLFGRDDVIIIASVSCIYGLGSSEAYYGMLIWLEEGMRIERNALLRKLVDIQYERNDRDFHRGTFRVRGDIVEIFPASENEVAIRVEMFGDEIEKIWLIDPLRGKRLEELSKIAIYPNSHYVITPDRKKIAIDSIRVELKETLETMISEGRLIEAQRLEQRTQHDLENLITQGTCNGVENYSRHFSGRAPGEAPPCLLDYFPKDFLMIIDESHVTVPQIGGMFRGDRARKDTLVNYGFRLPSARDNRPLKFDEWESKIHKVVFVSATPGDYELEKTQGVVVEQIIRPTGLLDPRIEIRPATEQVDDAYGEIVKRVEKNERVLVTTLTKSMSQDLTEYLMDLGIKTRYLHSDINTIERMNIIRDLRKGEFDVLVGINLLREGLDLPEVSLVTILDADKEGFLRSTRSLIQTIGRAARNINGTVILYADTITKSIQEAVEETNRRRQIQEEYNQKHGITPQTIRKRIYDLESHVDMPEEDDKPIDEVKAPEDATVVDMEKIVANLRQKMREAADQLQFEKAASIRDQIRRLEVQLAAREAG, from the coding sequence ATGAAGACACCATTTCGAATAGAAGCCCCTTTCTCTCCGGCCGGCGACCAACCTCTCGCTATTGAACAACTTGTGGAGGGCCTGAAAGGAGAAGAGAAGCATCAAACGCTCTTGGGGGCTACTGGTACAGGTAAAACCTACACCATCGCCAATCTTATTCAACAATATGCCCGTCCAACGCTCATCATGGCGCCAAATAAGACGCTGGCGGCTCAGCTCTTCAACGAATTTAGTGAGTTCTTCCCCCATAATGCGGTCGAGTATTTCGTCTCGTATTACGACTATTACCAGCCTGAAGCCTATATCCCGTCCTCTGACACCTACATTGAGAAGGACTCCTCGATTAACGAGCGCATTGACTGGTTGCGCCACCGCGCCACGAGCTCCCTCTTTGGTCGTGACGACGTGATCATCATCGCCAGCGTGTCGTGCATCTACGGCCTCGGGTCGAGTGAGGCTTACTACGGTATGTTGATATGGCTCGAAGAGGGCATGCGGATTGAGCGAAACGCACTTTTGCGAAAACTAGTCGATATTCAGTACGAAAGAAATGACCGCGACTTCCACCGCGGTACCTTCCGTGTTCGTGGCGATATCGTCGAGATCTTCCCAGCCTCTGAGAATGAAGTCGCGATACGTGTAGAGATGTTCGGAGACGAGATCGAAAAGATCTGGCTCATCGATCCTTTGCGCGGCAAACGGCTTGAAGAGCTCTCCAAAATTGCCATCTATCCAAACTCCCACTACGTCATCACCCCTGACCGAAAGAAGATCGCGATCGACAGTATCCGGGTTGAACTCAAAGAGACGCTCGAAACCATGATTTCCGAAGGCAGACTCATCGAGGCTCAACGGCTCGAGCAACGTACTCAACATGATCTGGAAAACTTGATTACTCAAGGTACGTGTAATGGCGTGGAAAACTATTCGAGACATTTCTCTGGCAGAGCTCCAGGCGAAGCGCCACCGTGTTTGCTCGACTACTTTCCCAAAGATTTCCTCATGATTATCGACGAGTCACACGTCACTGTGCCTCAGATCGGCGGCATGTTCCGCGGTGACCGCGCTCGTAAAGACACCCTGGTCAACTACGGTTTCAGGCTCCCAAGTGCGCGTGACAATCGCCCGCTCAAATTCGACGAATGGGAATCCAAGATCCACAAAGTCGTCTTTGTTTCAGCCACCCCCGGAGATTACGAGCTCGAAAAAACTCAAGGTGTCGTCGTGGAGCAGATCATTAGGCCCACAGGCCTTTTGGACCCGCGAATCGAGATTCGCCCCGCCACGGAGCAGGTGGATGATGCCTATGGTGAAATCGTCAAAAGGGTGGAGAAAAACGAGCGCGTACTCGTCACGACCTTGACCAAGTCCATGTCTCAGGACCTTACGGAATACCTGATGGATCTCGGGATCAAGACCCGGTATCTCCACAGCGATATCAACACCATCGAGAGAATGAACATCATTCGTGACCTCCGAAAGGGTGAGTTCGATGTGCTCGTGGGCATCAATCTTCTCAGAGAGGGGCTCGACTTGCCTGAGGTAAGTCTTGTGACCATTCTCGATGCCGATAAAGAAGGTTTTTTGAGAAGTACACGGAGCCTTATCCAGACCATCGGACGTGCCGCACGAAATATAAACGGTACGGTCATCCTTTACGCCGATACCATAACCAAGAGCATTCAAGAGGCCGTAGAGGAGACCAATCGTCGCCGGCAGATTCAAGAGGAGTACAACCAGAAACACGGGATTACCCCACAGACCATTCGAAAGCGGATCTACGACTTAGAAAGCCACGTGGATATGCCGGAGGAAGACGATAAACCTATCGATGAGGTCAAGGCGCCAGAGGATGCCACGGTGGTCGATATGGAAAAGATCGTCGCCAATCTCAGGCAGAAAATGCGCGAAGCGGCGGACCAACTCCAATTCGAGAAGGCCGCCAGTATTCGCGACCAGATTCGCCGGCTCGAAGTCCAACTCGCCGCTAGAGAAGCGGGTTAG